A window of the Virgibacillus pantothenticus genome harbors these coding sequences:
- the yidD gene encoding membrane protein insertion efficiency factor YidD has translation MKNIFIGLIKFYRAAISPFKPPSCRFYPTCSEYGLEAYKRFGALKGTYLTIKRISKCHPFHPGGIDLVPDKNKK, from the coding sequence ATGAAGAATATCTTCATTGGTTTAATTAAATTTTATCGTGCTGCTATTAGCCCATTTAAACCACCCAGTTGCCGCTTTTATCCAACTTGCTCGGAATATGGGCTCGAAGCTTATAAGCGATTTGGCGCTTTGAAAGGCACGTATTTAACAATAAAACGGATTAGTAAATGCCATCCCTTTCATCCTGGCGGTATTGATCTGGTACCTGACAAGAATAAGAAATGA
- a CDS encoding HesB/YadR/YfhF family protein, with amino-acid sequence MDIQVSKEAAKWYKNELDLEKNETYIRFFVRYGGFGGNIPGFSLGVSKDEPVEVHASKEVENITFYVEEKDAWYFEDNDLKIKFSRKKQEPEIAYEQRR; translated from the coding sequence ATGGACATACAAGTAAGTAAAGAAGCAGCGAAATGGTATAAAAATGAGTTGGATCTAGAAAAAAATGAGACATATATCCGTTTTTTCGTCAGATATGGAGGGTTTGGAGGAAATATTCCAGGGTTTTCTCTAGGTGTCAGTAAAGATGAACCAGTAGAAGTTCATGCTTCCAAAGAAGTAGAAAATATCACTTTCTATGTAGAAGAAAAAGATGCATGGTATTTTGAAGACAACGATTTAAAAATTAAGTTTAGCAGAAAAAAACAAGAACCAGAAATAGCTTATGAACAAAGGCGCTAG
- a CDS encoding acyl-CoA thioesterase, with translation MPKIKTPIEVRYQETDQMGVVYHANYLVWFEIGRTKFIESLGLEYTEMESHQIVSPVTNAQIQFKKPIRYGEQVTVVTWLEAYNGIRTVYGYHILNGKEEIAVSGTTEHVIVNKETFRPLSLKKTFPDWHQAYKNQLEGEKERGIRH, from the coding sequence TTGCCAAAAATCAAAACACCAATTGAAGTACGTTATCAAGAAACCGATCAGATGGGGGTAGTATATCATGCAAACTATTTAGTCTGGTTTGAAATTGGCAGAACTAAATTTATTGAATCTCTTGGCTTGGAATATACAGAAATGGAATCACACCAAATTGTATCCCCTGTTACTAACGCACAAATCCAATTTAAAAAGCCAATTCGTTATGGTGAACAAGTAACTGTAGTAACATGGTTGGAAGCTTATAATGGGATTCGCACGGTATATGGCTATCATATTCTAAACGGGAAAGAAGAGATTGCTGTTAGTGGAACAACCGAGCATGTTATCGTCAATAAGGAGACCTTTCGTCCTTTATCATTAAAAAAGACTTTTCCAGATTGGCACCAAGCCTATAAGAATCAATTAGAAGGGGAGAAAGAACGTGGCATTCGGCATTAG
- the tlp gene encoding small acid-soluble spore protein Tlp has product MSDRYQPKPDDRSDNVEKLQEMVQDTIQNIEKAHETMQFSSGEEKEAIKEKNKRREQAIEGMRQEIKDEYENQH; this is encoded by the coding sequence ATGTCAGATCGATATCAACCAAAGCCTGATGATCGCAGTGATAATGTCGAAAAATTACAAGAAATGGTGCAGGATACGATCCAAAACATTGAAAAAGCACATGAAACCATGCAATTTTCTTCAGGCGAAGAAAAAGAAGCTATCAAGGAAAAGAATAAGCGAAGAGAACAAGCTATTGAAGGTATGCGACAAGAAATTAAAGATGAGTACGAAAATCAACACTAA
- a CDS encoding FbpB family small basic protein, whose protein sequence is MTISLKKGRTFDELVQENRQSILADKRLMEKIEEKLEAKRKHIQRKNA, encoded by the coding sequence ATGACCATTTCTCTAAAAAAAGGCAGAACATTTGATGAATTGGTACAAGAAAATCGGCAATCTATTTTAGCAGATAAACGGCTGATGGAAAAGATAGAGGAAAAGCTAGAAGCAAAAAGGAAACATATACAAAGGAAAAATGCATAA
- a CDS encoding redoxin domain-containing protein, whose translation MVKRIVGVLLIIVLAGGVLFNYVQQRKESESTTANEYNVTGDTDAKGGMISSVQETHEIGDTAPDFELNTLRGEKLQLSKLRGKKVILNFWATWCPPCREEMPEMQKFNDDFKEEVEIVAVNLTESENKEANVAEYIDKYQYTYPIPLDKKAKVRSAYTIIAVPTTYFINQEGKITKIHPGPMDYDFMKETVKSM comes from the coding sequence ATGGTTAAGAGAATAGTAGGTGTTTTGCTTATTATCGTATTAGCTGGTGGAGTACTGTTTAATTACGTTCAGCAAAGAAAAGAGTCAGAATCAACTACAGCAAATGAGTATAATGTAACAGGTGATACAGATGCCAAAGGAGGAATGATTTCTTCTGTCCAAGAAACTCATGAAATTGGTGATACCGCACCAGATTTTGAGTTAAATACGTTGCGTGGAGAAAAACTACAACTCTCCAAATTAAGAGGAAAAAAGGTAATCTTAAATTTTTGGGCAACGTGGTGTCCGCCATGTCGCGAGGAAATGCCTGAGATGCAAAAATTTAATGACGACTTTAAGGAAGAAGTAGAGATTGTAGCTGTCAACTTAACAGAATCGGAAAATAAAGAAGCAAATGTAGCTGAATACATTGATAAGTATCAATATACGTATCCAATTCCCTTGGATAAAAAAGCCAAAGTCCGAAGTGCATATACGATTATTGCTGTACCTACCACTTATTTTATTAATCAAGAAGGAAAGATAACTAAAATACATCCTGGCCCAATGGATTACGATTTTATGAAAGAAACAGTTAAATCCATGTGA
- the acnA gene encoding aconitate hydratase AcnA — MGKSNFVNTKKQFELNGKTYNYYELKALEETGLGNISRLPFSIRVLLESLVRQHDGHQIKDEHVERLAKWGTKEGKGVDVPFKPSRVILQDFTGVPAVVDLASLRKAMVDMGGKPDEINPEVPVDLVIDHSVQVDQYGTPNALKANMELEFERNAERYEFLNWAQKAFNNYRAVPPATGIVHQVNLEYIANVVHGLENEDGEYDAFPDTLVGTDSHTTMINGLGVLGWGVGGIEAEAGMLGQPSYFPAPDVIGVKFTGSFPNGTTATDLALKVTQVLREKNVVGKFVEYFGPGLKDMPLADRATISNMAPEYGATCGFFPVDKESLSYLKLTGRSQEQIDLVEKYCKLNNLWYSPDQEDPKYTEVVEINLSELEPNLSGPKRPQDLIALSNMKKEFNKAITAPAGNQGFGLDKSEFNKEAVIEHPNGNTSVMKTGALAIAAITSCTNTSNPYVMLGAGLLAKNAVEKGLEVPDYVKTSLAPGSKVVTRYLEDAGLTPYLDKLGFNLVGYGCTTCIGNSGPLREEIEQAIIDHDLTVASVLSGNRNFEGRIHPLVKANYLASPPLVVAYALAGTVDIDLTKDALGTDKNGNPVYMNDIWPSMEEIKQQVETVVQPEIFRKEYEDVFTSNERWNQIDTTDEPLFEWDSESTYIQNPPFFEGLSKEAGSVVPLQNLRVIGKFGDSVTTDHISPAGAIAKDMPAGRYLQDKGVSPRNFNSYGSRRGNHEVMMRGTFANIRIRNLIAPGTEGGYTTYWPTEEVMPIYDAAMKYQQDDTGLMVIAGKDYGMGSSRDWAAKGTNLLGIKTVIAESFERIHRSNLVMMGVLPLQFKQGESADKLGLTGKETYHVEVNEEVKPHDLVKVTAVDEAGKQTEFEAVARFDSDVEIDYYRHGGILQMVLRNKLGVI, encoded by the coding sequence ATGGGGAAGAGCAATTTTGTGAATACGAAAAAACAATTTGAACTTAATGGGAAAACGTACAATTACTATGAATTAAAAGCTTTAGAAGAAACCGGATTAGGCAATATATCCCGGCTACCATTTTCAATCCGTGTACTTTTGGAATCGCTGGTTCGTCAGCATGACGGTCATCAAATTAAGGATGAGCATGTAGAGAGATTAGCAAAATGGGGAACGAAAGAAGGCAAGGGAGTGGATGTTCCATTCAAACCTTCCCGTGTTATTTTACAAGACTTCACAGGGGTTCCAGCAGTTGTTGACCTTGCTTCTTTAAGAAAAGCAATGGTAGATATGGGAGGAAAACCAGACGAAATTAATCCTGAAGTACCAGTGGACTTGGTAATTGACCACTCTGTGCAGGTGGATCAATATGGGACACCAAATGCCTTAAAGGCAAATATGGAATTAGAGTTTGAACGAAATGCGGAACGTTATGAATTTTTAAACTGGGCACAAAAGGCATTTAATAATTATCGCGCAGTTCCACCAGCAACCGGAATTGTTCACCAGGTAAACTTGGAATATATAGCAAATGTTGTTCACGGTTTAGAAAACGAAGATGGAGAATATGATGCATTTCCAGACACATTAGTGGGAACGGATTCACACACAACCATGATTAACGGACTTGGTGTATTAGGCTGGGGTGTTGGAGGAATCGAAGCGGAAGCAGGTATGCTTGGACAACCATCTTACTTCCCTGCACCTGATGTAATTGGCGTGAAATTTACTGGCAGTTTTCCGAATGGAACAACAGCAACTGACTTAGCACTAAAAGTAACGCAAGTACTGCGTGAAAAAAATGTAGTAGGTAAATTTGTCGAATATTTTGGTCCAGGATTAAAAGATATGCCGCTTGCAGACCGAGCAACCATTTCTAATATGGCACCGGAATATGGTGCTACTTGTGGGTTCTTCCCTGTTGACAAAGAATCACTAAGTTATTTAAAGCTTACAGGCAGATCGCAAGAGCAAATCGATCTTGTTGAAAAATATTGCAAATTAAATAATCTATGGTATTCACCGGATCAAGAAGATCCAAAGTATACAGAGGTCGTAGAAATTAATTTGTCCGAACTTGAACCAAACTTGTCAGGACCAAAGCGCCCACAAGATTTAATTGCACTATCTAATATGAAGAAGGAATTTAATAAAGCAATTACAGCACCAGCTGGAAATCAAGGGTTTGGGCTGGATAAGTCAGAATTCAACAAAGAAGCTGTTATTGAGCATCCGAATGGGAATACTTCTGTCATGAAAACGGGAGCGCTTGCGATTGCTGCAATTACATCTTGTACCAATACGTCAAACCCTTACGTTATGCTAGGAGCAGGGCTACTTGCGAAAAATGCAGTCGAAAAAGGTTTAGAAGTGCCAGATTACGTAAAAACATCCCTTGCACCTGGTTCAAAAGTTGTTACTCGTTATTTGGAAGACGCTGGCCTGACGCCATATCTTGACAAACTAGGCTTTAATCTAGTTGGTTACGGATGTACCACTTGTATTGGTAACTCAGGACCTTTACGTGAAGAAATTGAGCAGGCCATTATCGATCATGATTTGACAGTAGCTTCTGTGCTTTCTGGAAACCGTAACTTTGAAGGACGTATACATCCATTAGTTAAAGCCAACTATTTAGCTTCACCGCCTTTAGTTGTCGCTTATGCGCTTGCAGGGACCGTCGATATTGATTTGACAAAAGATGCTTTAGGTACAGATAAAAATGGTAATCCTGTGTATATGAATGATATCTGGCCTTCTATGGAAGAAATTAAACAGCAAGTAGAAACAGTGGTTCAACCAGAAATCTTCCGCAAAGAATATGAAGACGTATTTACTTCTAATGAACGTTGGAATCAAATCGATACAACGGATGAGCCACTATTTGAGTGGGATAGCGAATCTACGTATATTCAAAACCCTCCGTTCTTTGAAGGTTTATCAAAAGAAGCTGGTTCGGTCGTACCATTACAGAATCTGCGTGTTATTGGAAAATTCGGTGACTCTGTAACAACTGACCATATTTCTCCAGCAGGTGCGATTGCTAAAGATATGCCTGCGGGAAGGTATTTACAAGATAAAGGTGTGTCGCCACGTAACTTTAACTCCTATGGTTCTCGTCGCGGAAATCACGAAGTTATGATGCGTGGAACGTTTGCGAATATTCGTATTCGTAATTTAATTGCACCAGGAACAGAAGGTGGATATACAACATACTGGCCGACGGAAGAAGTAATGCCTATTTATGATGCTGCAATGAAGTATCAGCAAGATGATACCGGTCTTATGGTTATTGCAGGCAAAGACTATGGGATGGGATCTTCACGTGACTGGGCTGCAAAAGGTACCAATTTATTAGGTATTAAGACGGTTATTGCTGAAAGCTTTGAGAGAATTCACCGTTCTAACTTAGTGATGATGGGAGTTCTTCCGTTACAATTTAAGCAGGGCGAAAGTGCCGATAAGCTTGGTTTAACTGGGAAAGAAACCTATCATGTCGAAGTAAACGAAGAAGTAAAACCGCATGATTTAGTTAAAGTAACAGCAGTTGACGAAGCAGGTAAACAAACAGAATTTGAAGCTGTTGCCCGTTTCGACAGCGATGTGGAAATTGATTATTACCGTCATGGCGGTATCTTACAAATGGTGTTACGTAATAAACTAGGCGTTATATAA
- a CDS encoding ATP-binding protein, which translates to MRYEKETGNTDKSIHLAEMQQEQRKNLQLSSLPASMLTWIEENCHDIISVIDEDGLFIYISKSVERILGYQPSQLIGKPWYKVISSEDIDYIKESCNPDPLMKLFYQLNVINSDGKSIWSSCTLTKLKDSKTGRTFYISIVADIRDKKEVEEIMIQSEKMSVAGQLAAGIAHEIRNPLTSLKGFLQLLQAGVRKEEYYNIMIEEIEKMETITSELLFISKPLTETKQLESIESMIHDVIVLLRPQAKMKSIHIEYNGSGKEKIYCDRSQIKQVLINLIKNAIEAMDQGGTIRIFTSSSDSHIDVSIIDEGPGIPQDIIHKLGEPFFTTKQSGTGLGLMITKQILERHQAFLEMKANEQIGSTFRIIFPVPA; encoded by the coding sequence ATGAGGTACGAAAAAGAGACAGGAAATACAGATAAATCTATCCATTTAGCTGAAATGCAACAAGAACAAAGGAAAAATTTACAATTATCTTCACTGCCAGCATCTATGCTTACATGGATAGAAGAGAACTGCCATGATATTATTTCTGTTATAGATGAAGACGGTTTGTTTATTTATATTTCTAAATCTGTCGAGCGTATCCTTGGTTATCAACCATCACAGTTAATTGGAAAGCCATGGTATAAAGTTATTTCTTCAGAAGATATCGATTATATAAAGGAAAGTTGTAATCCTGATCCATTAATGAAACTCTTTTACCAATTGAATGTAATCAATAGTGATGGAAAGTCTATTTGGTCTTCTTGTACTTTAACGAAGCTCAAAGATAGTAAAACAGGTAGAACTTTTTATATTTCCATTGTTGCAGATATACGAGATAAAAAAGAAGTAGAAGAAATCATGATTCAGTCAGAAAAAATGTCCGTAGCTGGTCAACTGGCTGCAGGTATTGCTCATGAGATTCGGAACCCCTTAACATCTTTAAAAGGTTTCTTGCAGTTACTTCAGGCTGGTGTGAGAAAAGAAGAATATTACAATATTATGATTGAAGAAATAGAAAAGATGGAGACTATTACATCAGAGTTACTATTTATTTCCAAGCCGTTAACAGAAACCAAACAACTGGAATCGATTGAATCCATGATACATGATGTCATTGTACTACTAAGACCGCAAGCAAAAATGAAAAGTATTCATATTGAATATAATGGATCAGGAAAAGAAAAAATTTATTGTGATCGTTCTCAAATTAAACAAGTATTAATTAACTTAATTAAAAATGCAATTGAAGCGATGGACCAAGGAGGAACCATTCGTATTTTTACCAGCTCTTCCGATTCTCATATAGATGTTAGCATCATCGATGAAGGACCTGGAATACCTCAAGATATAATACATAAATTAGGAGAACCATTTTTCACTACTAAGCAGAGCGGTACAGGCCTAGGCCTTATGATAACAAAACAAATCTTAGAAAGACATCAAGCCTTTTTAGAGATGAAGGCAAATGAACAGATCGGTAGCACGTTTCGGATTATCTTTCCAGTTCCAGCTTAG
- a CDS encoding DUF2621 domain-containing protein, translated as MSVLVNYLIIFWGFFMIAIMAIGGYFMFRKFLKRLPKEDGKSTMDWETYYVNETKHMWGDEEKELLDELVSPVPELFRDVAKHKIVGKIGEVALAKNKQRITRDILIEGYIIATPKRDHKFLRKKLAQKKIDTTPYEHFFQQSKNDYDADWKQKHQS; from the coding sequence ATGTCGGTTCTTGTTAATTACTTAATTATTTTTTGGGGTTTTTTTATGATTGCTATTATGGCTATTGGTGGATACTTCATGTTTCGAAAATTTCTTAAGCGATTACCTAAGGAAGACGGGAAGTCTACTATGGACTGGGAAACCTATTATGTGAACGAAACGAAGCATATGTGGGGAGACGAAGAAAAAGAACTATTGGATGAGTTAGTATCCCCTGTTCCGGAGCTATTCCGTGATGTAGCAAAGCATAAGATAGTAGGTAAAATTGGCGAAGTCGCTTTAGCAAAAAACAAACAGAGGATTACTCGTGATATATTAATTGAAGGATATATTATTGCCACACCTAAACGTGACCACAAATTTTTACGGAAAAAATTAGCGCAAAAAAAGATTGATACGACTCCTTATGAGCACTTCTTTCAACAATCAAAAAATGATTATGATGCTGATTGGAAGCAAAAACATCAATCATAA
- a CDS encoding CcdC family protein produces MFWFIASTVGAAIMATSMIFLRLKAAKKPASVKKIILPPLFMSTGAFMFLFPVFQISWYQVIEAFSVGVICSIFLIKTSKFQIRDQAIYLIPSKAFAFILFGLLLFRIVIKLVIGSHISLGETSGMFFLLAFGMILTWRLAMLYKYLQLAKQLNSTYNKNTSL; encoded by the coding sequence ATGTTTTGGTTCATTGCAAGTACAGTCGGGGCAGCTATTATGGCTACTTCGATGATATTTCTTCGATTAAAAGCAGCAAAAAAACCTGCTTCAGTTAAAAAAATCATTTTACCACCACTTTTTATGAGTACAGGAGCTTTTATGTTTTTATTTCCTGTGTTCCAAATTAGCTGGTATCAAGTGATAGAAGCGTTTAGTGTCGGCGTAATATGCTCCATCTTTTTGATTAAGACATCTAAGTTTCAAATAAGGGATCAGGCGATCTATTTAATACCGTCAAAAGCATTTGCTTTTATATTGTTTGGATTATTACTATTCCGTATCGTCATTAAGCTTGTCATAGGAAGTCATATATCTCTAGGAGAAACAAGTGGCATGTTCTTTCTGTTGGCGTTTGGGATGATACTTACTTGGCGATTAGCCATGCTTTATAAATATTTACAGCTAGCGAAACAATTAAACAGCACTTATAATAAAAATACGAGTTTGTGA
- a CDS encoding response regulator → MAKILVVDDAKFLRTALATILRKKNHEIVGEAENGKEAVRLYQELEPDIVTMDITMPVMNGIDATKKIIDIDPNASVIMCSAMGQQKVVVEAIELGAKDFIVKPFDENRIYDAIDRVLHLKF, encoded by the coding sequence ATGGCCAAAATACTTGTGGTCGATGATGCTAAATTTTTGCGTACCGCGCTCGCGACAATCTTAAGAAAGAAAAATCATGAAATTGTCGGAGAAGCTGAGAACGGTAAAGAAGCAGTACGACTATATCAAGAATTAGAGCCAGATATTGTAACAATGGATATAACGATGCCTGTAATGAACGGTATTGATGCTACGAAAAAAATTATCGATATTGATCCAAATGCTTCTGTTATTATGTGTTCAGCAATGGGACAGCAAAAGGTGGTTGTTGAAGCGATTGAACTAGGAGCTAAGGATTTCATTGTAAAGCCGTTTGACGAAAATCGTATTTATGACGCCATTGATCGGGTATTACATTTAAAATTTTAG
- a CDS encoding Na(+)/H(+) antiporter subunit B, with protein sequence MYKTNDLILRTTASLIAFILLGFAVYLLLAGHNSPGGGFVGGLMTSGAILLMNMAYGLEVVRKVLPINFVNLIPIGLAVAIGTSVGSFLFQQPFLSQTYGYFKFPILGEIELATAMLFDLGVYLTVVGVMMTIILSIANDTE encoded by the coding sequence ATGTATAAAACGAATGATCTTATATTACGAACCACTGCATCTTTGATTGCCTTCATTTTGTTAGGTTTTGCAGTGTATTTATTATTGGCGGGACATAATTCACCAGGTGGTGGATTTGTGGGTGGACTCATGACTTCTGGTGCTATCCTATTAATGAATATGGCTTACGGGTTAGAAGTAGTAAGGAAAGTGCTACCAATCAATTTTGTGAATTTAATTCCAATTGGTTTGGCGGTTGCGATTGGTACAAGTGTGGGCTCATTTTTGTTTCAACAGCCTTTCCTATCACAAACCTATGGTTATTTTAAATTCCCTATATTGGGCGAAATTGAATTAGCTACCGCAATGCTATTTGATTTAGGAGTATACTTAACTGTAGTCGGGGTAATGATGACGATTATTTTATCAATTGCTAATGATACGGAGTAA
- a CDS encoding cytochrome c biogenesis CcdA family protein: MSEINVFIAFGAGFLSFISPCVLPLYPAFLSYITGMSVSELTEDNKMLNAKSILHTIFFLLGFSAVFIMLGFLSSGISKFLLIYQDVIRQIGAVVIVFFGLVIVGVLNFDFLMKDRKINFKNRPVGFFGTFIIGLAFSLGWTPCTGPILGIVLSLAATEPNTGMIMMIGYILGFSVPFFVLSFFIGKLKWIKKHSLKLVKIGGYIMIFMGIALFFDWMTALTSYLAGLFGFYGF; encoded by the coding sequence TTGTCTGAGATAAATGTATTTATTGCTTTCGGAGCTGGCTTTCTTTCCTTTATATCTCCCTGTGTACTACCACTATATCCTGCATTTTTATCGTACATTACTGGGATGAGTGTAAGCGAATTAACCGAAGACAATAAAATGCTAAATGCCAAAAGCATTTTACATACGATTTTCTTCTTACTCGGGTTTTCTGCTGTGTTTATTATGTTGGGGTTTTTGAGTTCTGGTATATCTAAATTTTTGCTTATATACCAAGATGTCATTAGACAAATCGGTGCTGTCGTTATTGTGTTTTTTGGCTTGGTTATTGTTGGCGTATTGAATTTTGATTTTTTAATGAAAGATCGGAAAATCAATTTTAAAAATCGCCCCGTCGGCTTTTTTGGTACATTTATAATCGGGTTAGCATTCTCATTAGGCTGGACACCTTGTACAGGTCCGATTTTAGGCATCGTATTATCCTTGGCTGCAACGGAACCAAATACAGGAATGATTATGATGATAGGGTATATTCTCGGCTTCTCAGTACCTTTCTTCGTATTATCATTCTTTATAGGTAAGTTAAAGTGGATTAAAAAACATAGCTTAAAATTGGTCAAAATTGGTGGCTATATTATGATTTTTATGGGAATCGCACTATTTTTCGACTGGATGACGGCTCTAACGTCTTATTTAGCAGGTTTATTTGGTTTTTATGGCTTCTAA
- a CDS encoding YneF family protein: MDTIWVVLIAVAALIIGVALGFFLARKYMMNYMKKNPPINEQMLRTLMMQMGQKPSQKKINQMMRAMNNQSGK, from the coding sequence ATGGACACAATCTGGGTCGTATTAATCGCTGTGGCAGCGTTAATTATTGGTGTTGCTCTTGGATTTTTTCTTGCGAGAAAATATATGATGAACTATATGAAAAAGAACCCACCAATTAATGAGCAAATGCTACGTACCTTAATGATGCAAATGGGTCAAAAACCATCCCAAAAGAAAATTAATCAAATGATGCGTGCAATGAACAACCAGTCTGGAAAATAG
- the sirA gene encoding sporulation inhibitor of replication protein SirA → MYTYSIYHLTEEVAMYYFHKSSILYRFLREFESLPYRADLRRQFEYITDRICYDQILLSIQRHESTNLFVNIDKDKVSLYNRKAFISLHISEKQLKFHCKTLESAEELLFPILRSYHPLLFVVGDNIKNFGWITPLLEYSRLEQNEVLYS, encoded by the coding sequence ATGTACACGTATTCTATTTATCATTTAACAGAAGAAGTAGCCATGTATTATTTTCATAAAAGCAGTATCTTATATCGATTTTTAAGAGAATTTGAGTCGTTGCCTTATCGTGCAGATTTGCGCAGACAATTCGAATATATTACAGATCGTATTTGTTATGATCAAATTTTGTTATCCATCCAACGTCACGAATCCACAAACTTATTTGTAAATATAGACAAGGATAAGGTTAGCTTATATAATAGAAAGGCGTTTATTTCTTTACATATTAGTGAAAAACAATTAAAATTTCATTGTAAAACGTTAGAAAGCGCAGAAGAACTGTTATTTCCTATCTTGCGTAGTTACCATCCTTTGCTTTTTGTTGTTGGTGACAATATCAAAAATTTTGGATGGATAACTCCCCTTTTGGAATACAGTCGATTAGAACAAAACGAAGTATTGTATTCCTAA